Proteins encoded in a region of the Salminus brasiliensis chromosome 2, fSalBra1.hap2, whole genome shotgun sequence genome:
- the spty2d1 gene encoding protein SPT2 homolog isoform X1, with protein MDFHRVLSMASEKQGSSNTQKRYSLKPGPPKKDPKVKGVNSAAVQAFLKKQETEQKKKEQEKKRQKEDLLAKRVELKSDRKARAMASRTKDNFRGYNGIPIVEQPKKRRSKGEGGDQDTSDVYDDDEDNYEYAETDSESEPEPTPVRPQPRNNGLSKTSHGQKKPSAPAKAGRPPMNFADLLRLAEKKQFEPVELKPTAKKTEERLRTADEIRELELERKVKKQDKGRDSKGDRSSGQKEGKSTSNSHKKNVTDRDNREGKPHKSSGEKPPSGISKAPKQNMPSERPHSSAKFSHGNGSKHSSSSSGALSGKTAMKGGAPVSVKQAAPRPQSGQKPTTSSDLTSKKGYPGLPQERSSGSGSRPGSDSNPSRLPGPGQGTKRSGQVRPGQSMPSKGGPPQKPGKGEVQRSGGAPTPRPGNNGPMRSAPGGSSKPAGMQQPRPGSSLQGRSVPGGARPSANGPSRPGGGVPARPPNSMGQGPGRPQCTVVSETISSKNFAPKPGMAPRPSVPQGPRTIIGPTGHRVLVRPSGVALPPITSSYKRKYDDEEEEYDPEMDDFIDDEGEEQDEISKHIREIFGYDRTRYKDESDYALKFMESSWKEQQKEEARSLRLGIKEDEEDMLLEEEEMKRKQALKTKRKKT; from the exons AAGAGGTATAGCTTGAAACCTGGCCCACCCAAAAAAGACCCGAAAGTAAAAGGTGTCAATTCAGCTGCAGTGCAGGCTTTCTTAAAGAAGCAAGAGActgagcaaaaaaagaaag AGCAGGAGAAAAAAAGGCAGAAAGAAGATCTTCTTGCTAAGAGAGTTGAATTGAAGTCTGACAGAAAGGCCCGTGCCATGGCTTCTCGCACCAAGGACAACTTTAGGGGCTACAATGGCATACCTATTGTGGAACAGCCCAAGAAAAGGCGGTCCAAGGGAGAAGGAGGTGATCAGGATACCAGTGACGTTTACGACGACGATGAGGACAATTATGAATATGCCGAAACCGATTCTGAATCTGAGCCGGAACCCACACCGGTAAGGCCTCAACCACGCAACAATGGTTTGAGCAAAACGAGCCATGGACAGAAAAAACCTAGTGCCCCGGCAAAAGCTGGTCGGCCACCCATGAACTTTGCAGACCTTCTAAGGCTTGCCGAGAAGAAACAGTTTGAACCTGTTGAGTTAAAACCTACAGCCAAGAAAACTGAGGAGAGACTTCGCACCGCAGATGAAATTAGGGAGTTGGAACTTGAGCGCAAAGTTAAGAAACAAGACAAAGGGAGAGACAGTAAAGGAGATAGAAGTTCAGGGCAAAAAGAGGGCAAATCCACCTCAAACTCCCACAAGAAAAATGTGACTGACAGGGACAATAGGGAAGGCAAGCCACATAAGTCTTCAGGTGAAAAACCACCCAGCGGAATTAGCAAAGCGCCAAAGCAAAACATGCCCAGTGAGCGACCGCACAGTTCTGCCAAGTTCTCTCATGGAAACGGGTCCAAACATAGCTCTAGCTCCTCAGGTGCCTTAAGTGGTAAAACTGCCATGAAGGGTGGTGCCCCAGTCTCAGTCAAGCAAGCAGCACCTAGGCCCCAATCAGGCCAAAAGCCCACCACCTCAAGTGACCTTACCTCGAAGAAGGGGTATCCTGGATTACCTCAAGAAAGATCAAGTGGTTCTGGGAGCAGGCCCGGATCTGACTCAAACCCATCTAGACTGCCAGGCCCAGGGCAAGGGACCAAAAGATCTGGGCAGGTCCGACCTGGACAGAGTATGCCAAGCAAGGGAGGACCTCCTCAAAAGCCTGGAAAGGGAGAAGTGCAGCGATCTGGCGGCGCCCCTACCCCTCGACCAGGTAACAACGGACCTATGCGATCTGCACCTGGTGGCTCCTCAAAGCCAGCAGGTATGCAGCAACCAAGACCTGGAAGTAGTTTGCAGGGTCGTTCTGTGCCTGGAGGAGCAAGACCGTCAGCGAATGGACCTAGTAGGCCTGGTGGTGGTGTGCCTGCACGACCACCGAACAGCATGGGCCAAGGACCTGGAAGACCCCAGTGTACTGTTGTGTCGGAAACAATTTCATCTAAGAACTTTGCTCCCAAACCAGGAATGGCTCCAAGGCCTTCAGTTCCCCAAGGCCCCAGAACAATAATTGGACCAACAGGCCATAGAGTTTTGGTTAGACCATCTG GAGTAGCACTACCACCAATAACATCTAGCTACAAGCGTAAGTATGAcgatgaagaagaagaatatgACCCTGAGATGGATGACTTCATTGACGATGAAGGCGAAGAGCAAGATGAAATTTCAAAGCATATCAGGGAAATATTTGGCTATGATCGGACCAG GTACAAAGATGAGAGCGACTATGCATTGAAGTTTATGGAAAGCAGTTGGAAAGAACAGCAGAAGGAGGAGGCAAGAAG TTTACGCTTGGGTATCAAGGAAGATGAGGAGGACATgcttttggaggaggaggagatgaaaagAAAACAAGCATTGAAAACAAAACGAAAAAAGACTTGA
- the spty2d1 gene encoding protein SPT2 homolog isoform X2, with product MDFHRVLSMASEKQGSSNTQKRYSLKPGPPKKDPKVKGVNSAAVQAFLKKQETEQKKKEQEKKRQKEDLLAKRVELKSDRKARAMASRTKDNFRGYNGIPIVEQPKKRRSKGEGGDQDTSDVYDDDEDNYEYAETDSESEPEPTPVRPQPRNNGLSKTSHGQKKPSAPAKAGRPPMNFADLLRLAEKKQFEPVELKPTAKKTEERLRTADEIRELELERKVKKQDKGRDSKGDRSSGQKEGKSTSNSHKKNVTDRDNREGKPHKSSGEKPPSGISKAPKQNMPSERPHSSAKFSHGNGSKHSSSSSGALSGKTAMKGGAPVSVKQAAPRPQSGQKPTTSSDLTSKKGYPGLPQERSSGSGSRPGSDSNPSRLPGPGQGTKRSGQVRPGQSMPSKGGPPQKPGKGEVQRSGGAPTPRPGNNGPMRSAPGGSSKPAGMQQPRPGSSLQGRSVPGGARPSANGPSRPGGGVPARPPNSMGQGPGRPQCTVVSETISSKNFAPKPGMAPRPSVPQGPRTIIGPTGHRVLVRPSGVALPPITSSYKRKYDDEEEEYDPEMDDFIDDEGEEQDEISKHIREIFGYDRTRYKDESDYALKFMESSWKEQQKEEARSLRMAVFEDQEEERRELEEMKRKEAKRRKI from the exons AAGAGGTATAGCTTGAAACCTGGCCCACCCAAAAAAGACCCGAAAGTAAAAGGTGTCAATTCAGCTGCAGTGCAGGCTTTCTTAAAGAAGCAAGAGActgagcaaaaaaagaaag AGCAGGAGAAAAAAAGGCAGAAAGAAGATCTTCTTGCTAAGAGAGTTGAATTGAAGTCTGACAGAAAGGCCCGTGCCATGGCTTCTCGCACCAAGGACAACTTTAGGGGCTACAATGGCATACCTATTGTGGAACAGCCCAAGAAAAGGCGGTCCAAGGGAGAAGGAGGTGATCAGGATACCAGTGACGTTTACGACGACGATGAGGACAATTATGAATATGCCGAAACCGATTCTGAATCTGAGCCGGAACCCACACCGGTAAGGCCTCAACCACGCAACAATGGTTTGAGCAAAACGAGCCATGGACAGAAAAAACCTAGTGCCCCGGCAAAAGCTGGTCGGCCACCCATGAACTTTGCAGACCTTCTAAGGCTTGCCGAGAAGAAACAGTTTGAACCTGTTGAGTTAAAACCTACAGCCAAGAAAACTGAGGAGAGACTTCGCACCGCAGATGAAATTAGGGAGTTGGAACTTGAGCGCAAAGTTAAGAAACAAGACAAAGGGAGAGACAGTAAAGGAGATAGAAGTTCAGGGCAAAAAGAGGGCAAATCCACCTCAAACTCCCACAAGAAAAATGTGACTGACAGGGACAATAGGGAAGGCAAGCCACATAAGTCTTCAGGTGAAAAACCACCCAGCGGAATTAGCAAAGCGCCAAAGCAAAACATGCCCAGTGAGCGACCGCACAGTTCTGCCAAGTTCTCTCATGGAAACGGGTCCAAACATAGCTCTAGCTCCTCAGGTGCCTTAAGTGGTAAAACTGCCATGAAGGGTGGTGCCCCAGTCTCAGTCAAGCAAGCAGCACCTAGGCCCCAATCAGGCCAAAAGCCCACCACCTCAAGTGACCTTACCTCGAAGAAGGGGTATCCTGGATTACCTCAAGAAAGATCAAGTGGTTCTGGGAGCAGGCCCGGATCTGACTCAAACCCATCTAGACTGCCAGGCCCAGGGCAAGGGACCAAAAGATCTGGGCAGGTCCGACCTGGACAGAGTATGCCAAGCAAGGGAGGACCTCCTCAAAAGCCTGGAAAGGGAGAAGTGCAGCGATCTGGCGGCGCCCCTACCCCTCGACCAGGTAACAACGGACCTATGCGATCTGCACCTGGTGGCTCCTCAAAGCCAGCAGGTATGCAGCAACCAAGACCTGGAAGTAGTTTGCAGGGTCGTTCTGTGCCTGGAGGAGCAAGACCGTCAGCGAATGGACCTAGTAGGCCTGGTGGTGGTGTGCCTGCACGACCACCGAACAGCATGGGCCAAGGACCTGGAAGACCCCAGTGTACTGTTGTGTCGGAAACAATTTCATCTAAGAACTTTGCTCCCAAACCAGGAATGGCTCCAAGGCCTTCAGTTCCCCAAGGCCCCAGAACAATAATTGGACCAACAGGCCATAGAGTTTTGGTTAGACCATCTG GAGTAGCACTACCACCAATAACATCTAGCTACAAGCGTAAGTATGAcgatgaagaagaagaatatgACCCTGAGATGGATGACTTCATTGACGATGAAGGCGAAGAGCAAGATGAAATTTCAAAGCATATCAGGGAAATATTTGGCTATGATCGGACCAG GTACAAAGATGAGAGCGACTATGCATTGAAGTTTATGGAAAGCAGTTGGAAAGAACAGCAGAAGGAGGAGGCAAGAAG CCTGCGAATGGCTGTGTTCGAGGatcaggaggaagagcgtcGAGAGCTTGAAGAGATGAAACGGAAAGAAGCCAAAAGGAGAAAAATATGA